From the Mangifera indica cultivar Alphonso chromosome 10, CATAS_Mindica_2.1, whole genome shotgun sequence genome, one window contains:
- the LOC123228029 gene encoding uncharacterized protein LOC123228029 isoform X1: MWSVLFTQVRQTIEKEFGKSIDDVFMDFVRTPLATASIAQVHRAKLIDGRDVVVKVQHPGIKTIILEDLKDVKYIVDWIAWADPVYNFNPVLDEWCREAPKELDFKLEEENTRTVYANLCCKNRCEDNKSANTVDVLVPEVIQSTESVLMLEYMDGIRLNDSESLEASGVDKRKIVEEITRAYAHQIFVDGFFNGNFLVSKEAPHRPILLDFGLTKKLSNSVKQAHAKFLLACAEGDHVALLSAMAEMGLKLRLDMPEQAMEITTLFFRESTPADESHKIREAITQGKAKSMKHIQEKMQFTQKEIKRFDPFDAFPGDFVMFSKVLTLLRGLSSMMNVRIVYLDIMRPFAESVLEGNMNKGPATNPQWLYDSPTHSEVEAKLREFLVQLGNEDKILGIQVCAYKDGKVIIDTAAGVLGRYDPRPVQPDSLFNVLSVTKGITAGLLHWLVDKGKLKLEDNVADIWPEFGSNGKDLIKVHHVLNHTSGLQNALDEIGQENPIQYTDWDVCLSKIAALEPESKPGQKQVYHYMSFGWLCGAIIERASGKKFQEILEEIFVRPLNIEGELYVGIPPGVESRLATLSIDEYDRIKYSDTSYYSALPPEFQLDKVAEIITSLPVFFNILYVRRAVIPSSNLHCSARAVARYYATLADGGEIPSPHSSLSNPPLGSHPHIPKFPSQEKSKKPKGKKNKDVPSASENNTNIRGKDASGDDSTRPINIGGKIFNNPRIHEAFLGVGEYEHLALPNGQFGLGFKRNKAADGSIIGFGHSGMGGSTGFCDIKNRFAIAVSLNKMSYGATTARIMELVCSELNIPLPVEYSKVKDFDKPLTR; the protein is encoded by the exons ATGTGGTCAGTGTTGTTTACACAGGTTCGTCAGACCATAGAGAAAGAGTTTGGTAAATCCATCGACGATGTCTTCATGGATTTTGTCAGAACTCCTTTGGCAACAGCATCA ATTGCACAAGTCCACCGTGCCAAGCTGATTGATGGGCGGGATGTTGTTGTCAAAGTTCAACATCCGGGCATCAAGACAATTATCTTGGAG GACCTGAAGGATGTAAAATACATTGTCGACTGGATAGCTTGGGCAGACCCTGTATATAACTTCAATCCTGTTTTAGACGAGTGGTGCAGAGAAGCTCCAAAAGAACTTGACTTCAAACTTGAAGAGG AAAATACTAGAACTGTGTATGCCAATCTTTGCTGCAAAAACAGATGCGAAGATAACAAGTCTGCCAATACAGTGGATGTTCTTGTTCCCGAAGTTATTCAG TCAACTGAATCTGTCCTCATGCTGGAGTATATGGATGGGATACGTTTAAATGACTCTGAATCTCTGGAAGCTTCTGGTGTTGACAAGCGGAAAATTGTGGAAGAAATTACACGTGCATATGCCCACCAAATTTTTGTTGATGGATTTTTCAATG GAAATTTCCTTGTTAGCAAGGAGGCTCCCCACCGTCCAATTTTGCTTGATTTTGGGCTCACAAAGAAACTATCAAACTCTGTGAAACAAGcacatgcaaaatttttgttggCTTGTGCAGAG GGAGACCatgtagctcttttgtctgCCATGGCAGAAATGGGACTTAAGCTGCGTCTAGACATGCCTGAGCAGGCTATGGAGATCACAACTCTATTCTTCCGTGAGTCCACGCCAGCAGATGAATCTCAT AAAATCAGGGAAGCTATAACTCAAGGAAAGGCAAAAAGCATGAAACATATACAGGAAAAGATGCAGTTTacccaaaaagaaattaaacgcTTTGATCCT TTTGATGCCTTCCCTGGTGATTTTGTGATGTTTTCAAAAGTCCTTACTCTTCTTAGAG GTCTTTCATCTATGATGAATGTTCGCATTGTATATCTGGATATTATGAGACCATTTGCTGAATCTGTTTTAGAAGG AAACATGAACAAGGGACCAGCAACAAATCCCCAGTGGCTTTATGATTCTCCAACCCATTCTGAAGTGGAGGCCAAGTTGAGGGAATTCTTAGTTCAGTTGGGGAATGAGGACAAAATACTTGGAATTCAG GTTTGTGCATACAAAGATGGTAAGGTGATTATAGATACTGCTGCCGGAGTGCTTGGTAGATATGATCCTCGTCCTGTTCAGCCTGATAGTCTTTTTAATGTTCTTTCGGTAACAAAGGGCATTACAGCAGGATTGTTACACTGGCTTGTTGACAAAGG AAAACTCAAGCTTGAGGATAATGTTGCTGACATTTGGCCTGAATTCGGATCAAATGGAAAAGATCTCATAAAG GTCCATCATGTGCTTAACCATACTAGTGGTTTGCAGAATGCTTTAGATGAGATTGGACAGGAAAATCCCATTCAATATACTGACTGGGATGTTTGTTTGAGTAAAATTGCTGCATTAGAACCTGAAAGTAAACCAGGCCAAAAGCAGGTCTATCACTATATGTCTTTCGGTTGGCTGTGTGGTGCAATAATTGAG CGTGCATCTGGCAAGAAATTTCAGGAGAttcttgaagaaatatttgttcGACCCCTAAATATAGAAGGAGAGCTGTATGTTGGAATTCCACCAG GTGTGGAATCTCGACTTGCAACTCTTTCAATAGATGAATATGATCGCATAAAGTACTCGGACACATCTTATTATTCTGCTCTACCCCCTGAGTTCCAGCTTGACAAAGTTGCAGAGATCATCACCTCCTTGCCAGTTTTCTTCAACATCTTGTACGTTCGCCGTGCTGTCATTCCTTCTTCTAATTTACATTGCTCAGCTCGTGCAGTCGCACGCTACTATGCAACTCTAGCTGATGGGGGAGAGATTCCATCCCCACATTCCTCTTTATCCAATCCACCGCTTGGCAGTCACCCTCACATCCCCAAATTTCCTTCACAAGAGAagtcaaaaaaaccaaaaggtaAGAAAAACAAGGATGTGCCTTCTGCTTCAGAGAACAATACAAATATTAGGGGTAAAGATGCTAGTGGTGATGATAGCACTAGGCCCATAAATATTGGTGGCAAGATTTTTAATAACCCTAGAATCCATGAGGCGTTCCTGGGTGTGGGTGAATATGAGCATTTGGCCTTGCCAAATGGGCAATTTGGACTGGGGTTTAAGAGGAATAAAGCTGCTGATGGATCAATTATCGGTTTCGGGCACTCAGGCATGGGTGGATCAACAGGTTTCTGTGACATAAAAAACAGATTTGCTATAGCAGTGTCATTGAATAAAATGTCATATGGTGCTACAACAGCAAGAATCATGGAGTTGGTTTGTTCAGAGCTCAATATCCCACTGCCGGTGGAGTATAGTAAAGTCAAGGACTTTGACAAGCCTCTCACTCGCTGA
- the LOC123226720 gene encoding disease resistance protein RGA2-like, translating into MAEGILFSVAGKILEGLGSLLLREGKLAWGVKDEIQKLNKTVNTIKSTLLDAEEQHNKMNQQVTDWIHRLKDAFYDADDLLDDFSTELRRREVMTGNKLAYKVRIFFSRYNQIAFSLRMAHKIKTIREKLDEIKSDKQFHFSDRPVEKGVISIERETHSFVRVEKVIGRDNDKSKVIRLVLDLNDSVNVSVVTIVGLGGVGKTTLAQLVYNDQNVINYFQLRMWVCVSEDFTVKTIVEKIINSATRKELGNFHLNELQEFLRKEIDGKRYLLVLDDVWNEKQNKWDELTDLLMNGSKGSKILVTTRSKVVAKVTSKLESYVYPLTGLDEKKSWSLFTQKAFQHGVEPKDSKLIEIGKGIVAKCGGVPLVIMTIAQLLSGNNKEDDWLNFKENEMSKVIKEESDILPLLKLSYDHLPSTLKQCFAYCALFPKDYKIKKQKLIHLWMAQGFIQMSNPEDVGDKYFLTLLSGSFFQDPEYDRWGNVVACKMHDLMHDLAQSVAGTECTMQTFEKIERVNVRCRHLSLDCGEVKASWKFPAVLYSGNNIRTLLLFCRLNWGFNLDHGDEILTSYTYLRALDFGGLKFHKLLSSNGELLSLFGELKHLRYLNFSGVDIKILSDSLSRLINLETLDLSYCSELMELPRDIKKMVNLRHLINKKCDSLTGMPYGLGHLTNLQTLPLFVVSDQSKRKSNHSGTEELHGLNNLRGKLEIKNLKFEASRKSANLEGKQFLWSLTLDWGRSDDGEVQGNEVEVLEGLKPHPNLKKISVRSFMGVKLCDWLLSLTKLTSISIKKCRRCKHIPPLDKLPCLKTLYLSHLDDLEYISDEANKSWSTLPATFFPSLEQFTLCDCPELKGWWREHDYNDTELPSFPCLSKLDIQNCPNLMFMPLYPSLVELKLLRTSSKPLQRMMTMTLKNKGEPSTCSCFSAPLSNLKSMLMFKIPDLESLPVGALQNLTALVDLKILSCPKISQLDQALKFLPSLQNWKITSYEEPEPEWEDIRRMGLRFIPDFG; encoded by the coding sequence ATGGCTGAAGGCATTCTATTTAGTGTTGCGGGCAAAATCTTGGAAGGGTTGGGATCCTTGCTTCTCCGAGAAGGCAAATTGGCATGGGGTGTTAAGGATGAGATTCAAAAACTCAACAAGACTGTCAACACTATCAAATCAACACTTCTTGATGCTGAGGAGCAGCACAACAAAATGAACCAACAGGTAACCGATTGGATCCACAGGCTTAAAGATGCTTTTTATGATGCAGATGACTTGTTAGATGATTTCTCTACTGAACTTCGCCGGCGAGAGGTGATGACTGGAAACAAATTGGCATATAAGGTACGAATCTTTTTCTCCAGATATAATCAAATTGCATTTAGTCTTAGAATGGCTCATAAGATTAAGACTATCAGGGAAAAACTCGATGAGATTAAAAGTGATAAGCAGTTCCACTTTTCTGATCGTCCTGTTGAAAAGGGAGTCATAAGTATTGAAAGGGAAACTCATTCTTTCGTACGTGTAGAAAAGGTAATTGGAAGAGATAATGATAAAAGTAAAGTTATAAGACTTGTATTGGACTTAAATGATTCTGTGAATGTTTCAGTCGTTACCATAGTTGGACTAGGAGGAGTAGGAAAAACCACACTTGCTCAGCTTGTTTATAATGATCAGAATGTCATAAACTATTTTCAGTTAAGGATGTGGGTGTGTGTCTCTGAGGATTTTACTGTAAAGACAATTGTcgaaaagataataaattctgCAACTCGTAAAGAACTtggaaattttcatttgaatgaaTTGCAAGAATTCcttagaaaagaaattgatggGAAAAGATATCTACTAGTTTTGGATGATGTATGGAATGAAAAGCAGAATAAATGGGATGAATTGACTGATCTATTAATGAATGGTTCAAAAGGAAGCAAGATACTAGTTACTACACGTAGTAAAGTAGTTGCTAAGGTTACTAGCAAACTTGAATCTTATGTCTATCCCTTGACTGGACTAGATGAAAAAAAGTCTTGGTCTTTGTTTACCCAGAAAGCCTTTCAACATGGGGTGGaaccaaaagattcaaaattaatagagatAGGAAAAGGGATTGTAGCAAAGTGTGGTGGAGTTCCTCTTGTCATAATGACAATAGCACAATTACTGTCTGGTAATAATAAGGAAGATGATTGGCTGAATTttaaggaaaatgaaatgtcaaaggtgattaaagaagaaagtgatATTTTACCATTGCTCAAGCTCAGCTATGATCATCTCCCTTCAACCTTGAAACAATGTTTTGCTTATTGTGCATTGTTTCCAAAGGATTATAAGATTAAGAAGCAAAAATTGATTCATCTTTGGATGGCGCAAGGGTTTATTCAAATGTCAAATCCAGAAGATGTtggtgataaatattttttgactcTACTTTCAGGATCATTTTTCCAAGATCCAGAATATGATAGATGGGGCAATGTAGTTGCTTGTAAGATGCATGATCTTATGCATGACCTTGCACAATCGGTTGCAGGAACTGAATGCACCATGCAAACATTTGAAAAGATTGAACGTGTGAATGTAAGATGTCGCCATTTATCTCTAGATTGTGGTGAAGTAAAAGCATCATGGAAATTTCCAGCTGTGTTATATAGTGGaaataatataagaactttGCTTTTATTTTGTAGATTAAATTGGGGTTTCAACTTGGATCATggtgatgaaattttaactaGTTATACATACTTACGGGCATTGGATTTTGGAgggttaaaatttcataaactgCTGAGTTCAAATGGGGAACTTTTGAGTTTATTTGGTGAATTGAAGCATTTGCGATATCTCAATTTTTCTGGTGTAGACATTAAAATACTTTCTGATTCATTGTCAAGACTAATAAATCTGGAAACATTAGATCTGTCTTACTGTAGTGAGCTTATGGAACTACCaagagatattaaaaaaatggtgaACCTTAGACATCTTATAAACAAAAAGTGTGATTCTTTAACTGGAATGCCATATGGACTGGGGCATTTAACTAATCTTCAGACTTTACCACTATTTGTGGTAAGCGACCAGTCCAAAAGAAAAAGTAATCATAGTGGGACAGAGGAATTACATGGGCTGAACAACTTGAGAGGAAAACTCgagattaaaaacttaaaatttgaggCAAGTAGAAAGTCGGCCAACTTAGAAGGGAAGCAATTTCTTTGGTCTCTGACATTGGATTGGGGAAGAAGTGATGATGGAGAGGTTCAAGGAAATGAAGTAGAGGTGTTAGAAGGTCTAAAGCCACACCCAAATCTTAAGAAAATCAGTGTGAGATCATTCATGGGTGTTAAACTGTGTGATTGGCTTTTGTCTCTTACAAAGTTAACTtcaattagtattaaaaaatgtagAAGATGCAAACATATCCCACCATTGGATAAATTGCCATGTTTGAAGACTCTGTATCTTAGCCATCTAGATGATCTGGAGTATATTTCAGATGAAGCAAATAAGAGTTGGTCCACATTGCCAGCAACATTCTTCCCATCCCTAGAGCAATTCACCCTTTGCGATTGTCCTGAATTAAAGGGGTGGTGGAGGGAGCATGATTATAATGATACAGAGTTGCCTTCATTTCCTTGTCTTTCCAAATTAGATATCCAAAACTGCCCCAATTTGATGTTCATGCCACTGTATCCATCTTTGGTAGAATTGAAATTGCTCAGGACAAGCTCGAAACCACTGCAGCGGATGATGACGATGACGTTGAAGAATAAAGGGGAACCATCAACTTGCTCTTGCTTTTCTGCCCCTCTCTCCAATTTAAAGTCGATGCTTATGTTTAAAATTCCTGATCTAGAATCTCTTCCAGTGGGTGCCTTGCAAAATCTGACTGCTCTTgtggatttgaaaattttgtcatgTCCAAAAATTAGTCAACTGGATCAAGCATTAAAGTTTCTCCCATCTTtacaaaattggaaaattacaTCCTATGAAGAACCAGAGCCGGAATGGGAAGATATTCGTCGTATGGGTCTTCGTTTCATACCCGATTTCGGTTGA